Proteins encoded within one genomic window of Synechococcales cyanobacterium T60_A2020_003:
- a CDS encoding pantothenate kinase: MAQVPLEWIALVIGNSRLHWAWGTGAEVQQGWHTSHLVPEAIARLVSQDFDFTSIDEACPNGAKRFKDRDLYIASVVPAQTAQWVTYCPRATCFTLADLPLKDGYPTLGIDRALAVCGAVARYHRPALVIDAGTALTVTGVDGEFRFIGGAILPGVRLQFQSLSLHTADLPLVTLDSVEDVRYPPRWATQTEDAILSGVLHMLTAGVRDFIQDWGDRYPNTTLVLTGGDRRLIWIGLASVDPALANRVQARDTAVMEGMAMAIAQRLSC; this comes from the coding sequence ATGGCTCAGGTGCCCTTGGAGTGGATTGCGCTGGTCATTGGGAATTCGCGACTGCATTGGGCGTGGGGAACGGGAGCCGAGGTGCAGCAGGGTTGGCATACGTCCCATTTGGTACCAGAGGCGATCGCCCGTTTAGTCAGCCAAGACTTTGACTTTACATCTATCGATGAGGCTTGTCCGAACGGAGCAAAGCGGTTCAAAGACCGTGATTTGTACATTGCCTCCGTTGTCCCGGCGCAAACGGCTCAGTGGGTTACCTATTGCCCCAGGGCAACCTGCTTCACGCTTGCCGATCTTCCGTTAAAGGATGGGTATCCAACCTTGGGGATTGATCGGGCGTTGGCAGTCTGCGGTGCGGTGGCTCGGTATCACAGGCCAGCGTTAGTGATTGATGCAGGAACCGCCCTCACGGTTACAGGGGTTGATGGGGAGTTTCGGTTCATTGGTGGGGCAATTTTACCGGGGGTGCGGCTTCAGTTTCAGAGTTTGAGCCTGCATACGGCAGATTTACCGCTGGTAACGCTTGATTCTGTTGAGGACGTTCGTTATCCTCCCCGTTGGGCGACCCAAACCGAAGATGCCATTCTCAGCGGTGTCCTCCATATGCTGACCGCTGGCGTGCGGGATTTTATTCAGGACTGGGGCGATCGCTATCCCAATACAACCCTGGTACTGACCGGGGGCGATCGCCGTTTAATCTGGATAGGGTTAGCATCTGTTGATCCAGCCCTGGCAAACCGGGTACAGGCGAGGGATACCGCTGTCATGGAGGGAATGGCGATGGCGATCGCTCAGCGCCTGTCCTGTTAA